The genomic DNA GTCATCAAATCTGACATAGAAATACAAAGACATTTCATGGGTAGACCTTATTGCATAGTATGAAATAATTTGTCGCTTTCTCGAGCGGGTGTGTACTTTGAAGGGAAAATACGGTCTAGAAAGAGTTTCTcggaatcgaaagttctttacctgtgttatcatacttgaccactcatttggactgCAAGTGTTTAAATGGCCAACAATAATgcttcaaaaataggcaaatttaaattgaaatccgccatttttgtttttgcatatgCAAACGAGGCTGACTTAGCAAtggtcaaggatttctccggatgacaACCGGATGACTTAATGTActtgatgtaaagaagaaaaacacaggcgaggagatcagtactttgtagacttgaatcttaatccagaggctaaattgtaatgatattggctccacctctgaacatatttacctcgtggtcgttaaaaGGATTTTATATTTGAGTCATATGCAGGAGTTTTgcaaagcgaaagagagcttgcagtgctatcccgcaCTCATTGCTGTGAAGtaaatgcctggaaatcaagttcaATCTGTCTACtgtggctttctacgagatccctgttacaacttcaaaacaaacgatcgatttatgTATTTCCATCAAATGTATTTCCATTAAATGAAAAGGGTAAATCGTTTCCGACGGTAGTTTCTATACTGCTGACAAAATTTCCCCACATTTCAAGTtacagtgaaagtcgtctatatatggcttgattcagttttctcgctccaatataatgatattttggactagttgactgagatttctgtatgaagcgaatgtcaccaaTACCAAtgttcatatacctgaagatcccgcttgaagtcctccttggtaaaatgacagacccgaacagacaatatagcagtcagtttttcacgtttgaggaatccatccacgttttattttcgccggCCAACATTTCTTTAAATTGAAATTTTCCGGTTTGTAATTTCTCTTGGGatatgaaaatgtcccaagagaagtcgaaaacaatgcctatgcagatttttgggagttaaaagaggtgtattatgggatttgtacAGGAATTGAATAGCCTCTACTGAAGTTATGTTTATTTCACAATAGCTTTTGGGTAGGCGGCTTGTTTTCCCTTTAGGATCTTTAAACGTTGGTATTTTGTATTAAAATGTTGGTATTTTTCGGTAAAACtttgagatttttaaaaaaaattgaggtaGATTCTTAGGCGATCTTTCGGGATTATTGGAGCGAGGTCTACTACACGTTACGTGCAAGTCAGCATGGATAAGTAATGCATGATCGAGATCTTAGCAACGTCATTATTTTGCCCTTTTTTGGTGTTATGTACTAATTTGGAGTATAAAAGCGTAATGAAGATGAATTTGTCCCGTCGCCATCGATGACACCGCCATCATGTCATCACAAACTTACAACAGCTTAGCTGACAAACTCCGACGATCTTTTCATAGTGTTCTGATTCAAATATCTGGCAGTTTGAGGAAAGATCAACTGGATGAGCTTTTTTTTTACTGGACTGGACTCACTACTGAGAGGGATTCCGCAGCTCTAGACATTCTTCGCCGCTCTCGTTCTTCAAGGGAGGATGTGTCTAACCTAAAGGAAGGTTTGCGTGCGGTGCAACGAGAAGATCTCTTCAAATGCTGGACTGTATTTGAAATCAAGAGGAACCTTAGTATCCTCCTTAATCTCTATGCAAGAAAGAGGAGTGGAACAGAAAGGTCTTGTGGGCATGCTTTGCATCCGGCAAAGAAGGTAGTTGACAATTCGTCTATAGTTATGAACCAGATAGAAGGGGGTCACTACGATGACGATATCGCAGTTGGATCGTTGGTGGACTCGACAAAGAACATCAGGAAGGTGCTGGTCgcttttgaaaaagaagttgaacgCGAACTGATGGATCCATGGAGCAGATTGACCTTGCTTGTGATTGCAGGGGAGACCGTAGCTTCTGCTTTGGCAAAGGATGAAACTCACTGCTTTGACATGAATGAAACGCTGATCGTGACACTCTGCTGCAACGGAGCTGAAGAACTTTGCTCACGAATGATTAAAATGGGAACTTGGGTAAGCTAATATTCATTAGCCCTTGAATCGGCTAAATTCTCATATTTTGCTTGAATTAGGAGAGCTTCCTTCATTGACGCGCATGAATGACAAGAATAAAGCACGTGATTTTGATGAAAGCGAAACCGAGTAGAAAACCAACGAAGCAAGGCCGaacgcttgaaaaatatttgagatTATGCAAAAATGTGAGGCTTGCTGCTAAAAGAGATAACTGCTTATGAACCTGAGCGTAACTAGGCATCTTAGGTTACGGAATGAACTAATGCCAGTTTTCAGACGTTGCCATTGAAATACATAATAGCAACAGTGGGCTTAGCTTCTAAACCCGATTGTTCGATCGGGTATCCATTCCAAGGCCGGCTGGCATCATTGAGTAGCAGGCCTTGTGCGTGATTTGTTGCCTGCATATAACGCCTATTTTAAACCCTATCTCagtgaaacaaaacattgttcTCTTCACAACTCGTTATGGATAAACATGTAACTTGTTGAGCTGTCTTGCGACCCTTAAATGAAAGATGTGAGAAAATTATAATTACTAATAATTGATATATGTGCCAATGGGAATCTTAGATATAATTACATAGCAGGACAGAATTTATTAATGGGATTCGTGACTTTCTTTTGTTATGTGCAATTAAATGTGCAGTAAACTTGCAGCGCTTAAGTCCCTTTTACCCAAGGAAATGTGCGAAGACAAATGTAGAAAACGAATTTTGCTGTCCTCTCCTCAAAGTGTTCTCATTTTTGTAACTCCTTAGTTCATTATTTTCGAATTGCtcctcttcattttcttgtcaaTGCATACATTATTATTGCCATATACTACTGTTATGAATTTCGCTTCTTTGGAGAAAATTTTACTTTGTCGCAACTGAATAAATATATAACTTAGCGATAAAAAGGTCGTAAAGCTTAGCCAAACGATCATTTGACCCACGGTCGAGATACTAAGAGCTATGGGTCTTCTTCTGTTTTGACATCACAACCAGGGTTACTTCGTGCTACAGCGGGAATGACAAGCAGTTGGCAATGTCAACTCAGAAATAGAACTCATGCACCTATATGCTTAACGCCCGATAACTCCGGATAGCTGAATAAGTGAGGGGTTGTTTCATAATGCAGCACTTGCATTAATAGGTAATATCTTTTTAACTCAGGAGCAGTTCTGTGACCACGTAGAGGAACAGTACTATCGTGTCTCTTGTCAAGATGAGAGCAGTTTGGCAAGAAAGAAAATAGCTGAGGTGATGCAGAAGCTAAAGGAGACTAGGTTCTTCCAGTAGTAAGGGGCAAATGAAACAGCATGGAATGGTATCTTGCGCCCGTCGAATTTGACAAGTTGCGAGTGACGAAATGAGGGATCTGATATTGAAGACACAATCCAGAAAACAGCAGTAGGAAACAAACTAAGgggaaagaagaaaacaaaaaaaatgaaaaaaaaaaaaaactcaaacaaaacaaaacctccccgaaaaaacaaacaaaacaaaaacaaaacaagaccaaaagcaaaaaaaaagcaaacaaaaaaagacacgaagagaagaaaacaaaaacaaaaccaaaagaaaaaaaaaagcaaaaaaaaaaaaaacatgaagagaagaaaacaaaacaaaaacaaaacaaaaacataacaaaaccaaaagaaaaaaaataagcaaataaaaaaaagacatgAAGAGAAGAAACAACAGGAACCTATGGCGGAAGATTCTCTCCACAAAAAGGAAAAGGTATTGCTGCTCGAATAGAATAGAATATAATAACTTTACTATGATCCGATTGTTGTTACTTCTTCGTTGTTAAAAACACCTGAGGCTGGTCACAAAAGTCCTATACAGAAAATTTCAGATATTAATATTAGTGACCTTTAGATtggagtacgagaacgactacgagtacgagttttcttTAATGGGCACGCGCATCACgtttaaagaacaaaaattgtCGAAAAGCGCATGCTCAGAACTGAGATTTCGTACTTGTAGTCGTCCTCGTACTCCAGTTTGAAGGTCCCTTATATACTGTAGGGCCTCATGGTTAGTATGCTCGACTCCGGATAGAGTGGTCCGGgctcgggtcctggctggggaaattgtgttgtgttcttgggcaagacactttactatcacggtgcctctctccactcaTACcctataaatgggtaccagtgaatctaatgctgggggtaaccctgcgatggactagcatcccattcaGGGGGGAGtggaaatactcctagtcgcttcatgctacagaaacccggagataagtgccggcctgatgggccttctaggctcgtagcagacttaacCTACCTACCTATATACTGTAGGGGACAGTATCCAACAAGCGGCCCCGTTTGCATCGGCACGTCATGAGGAAAGTTCTGTCCATCCCAGTCTAGTGGTTCTAGACAGATGCCAGAGTATTGGTAGcgcaaacaacaacaacgacaacaataaCAAGAACATCAACAATTGTAATAATATTTCGCAACATCAAcattacatctacatgttccagaaTTCGGCAAAGTCGCTTTTTCCCTCAAGGATGTTTCTGCTTCGGTGGCATCATACGCTATAGGCCTTTTTAGAGCTGACACGCACGCCAatccggccacttctgctggagagaacaggacagccacaacaccaggggctccatcccctactcttttcgaataatGTGTGGGATCTTAAACGTCCcccagagtttatgaacaagtTCAAGGGTTGTGAGAACTTGTCCTAAGTTACCCGGCCAACAGAGCCTTTCTGAACTCGACGAGAGAGAAAAGACTGCAGAAATATTGTGAAGTCTCTATTAAGTAAGtgcaagccgttgcttggagacagtttcagaCCAtggccaagtctcgatcgcactaCTGGACGcaatattgattttcgtactgaaggctcgattatGACCCTTCGCTTTGACAAAAATATGATATGCACGCTGCCTAAACTGGTTTGACCAGAGTGTCTAGCCCAGAACCTTGGACTGCGCagacttaaaagacttgacacaatttctgcagagcctctcttgcttgccctctggtgagttttagagaggctctgctcgcagggtggtcCTTAGCTAAATAAGATCGATACTTGAATAACCTGATTATTAAATctatcattaataattattggtagATATCATTTCTTTAATATGCAACATTTCACATGTGTATCTTGCTGTTCATTACTGATACGATCAACATATACTCACTTGCTTTTCACATGTTTTCCGACAATGTACATGACAAAAGGGCCAGCAAGATATGTTGAATACTTTTCAAACGTGCTAAAGTCACTCTGCTTGGTGAAATACTCAAACGCCTGCATGGCTTCTGATGCTGTGCGGTAGATATTAGGTGACAGTGTGTGCACAAATGTGTTGTCCACCCATTTCCGCCACTTTCTCTCTTCCCTGTACGTTTAAAAAGAgttgatttaaaaataaaaaaataaaaggcaaCAACGGGCGAACTTAGTGCCCACCTCTTTCAATGTTCTTGGTCCCAAACTTCAATCCCATAAATAGcagtgaatatttaacaatttttctttgaaatcgtggtaaatattctgccactgttcaacttttcaccgagattgaaaagaataattgttttagtattataCTCACACGTGCGTGGAAAAtgtgcaagcggcacaaagcatgtgTGAATGTGTTTACAGAAGTTTCAAACGTGGCAAAtctaaaatcctcgtcacaaacagcaaaatggtcactTAGCACCGTtcaaatcagcaatctaaatcaaaagtctacttgttaaaacattttcaccattcaatcaaaggttttttttttttggcggaatgtgtagatttttaaaaattaaataatgacTGATaaagtccggttgaaaaaacggacgaaatatttgataagttttaactttctgctccgagtttgtaaaacttttttaactttcattatgcttccggagcaggaaacaaatgtttttgattgTGTGTAGAATTCTGTTTTGCAAGCCTGATAAAGTAAAACCCCACGAGTACATGTAAGAACCTTCCATTTAAAAATGGTAATTAACAGCAATTTAGGCTATCTAGGTTCTTACATGTAAATAGGTTCCTATTTTCTGAAGGAAGAAAACTACACTGTAGATAGCAGAATTCAGTGGTATTCGGCCTTCGTCCCCTATGCAGCAACCAGTTTTTCCTTATTcccttatgcaaaatttgagtaCAATTTAAATacagaatttaaaaaatcaCATAAAATGACTATAATAAGTAAAATTGAAAGATCACACGAATCTTCATACACTGTAAcatcaacatacatgtacatgtaattttactGTTAAAGTTCCTTATAGGGGTTCTAACTGGCAAGGAAGAGTAAAGCATCACTTAACATTTCAATCAATAAAGATTTTATGAGAAATAAGataaataggtccgcaatgcgtacttggggtcttatgcttagtttaactccattcagcccacCATGCgtccatgcgtgattggttgaaaatttgccataacaatgcagcagtgaaatgggttccttcagtatgcttcaaatttcaggacatgttcagaattttacatcgatgacttgctGCTAATCTTTCTCTTATTGCCATTTGCATAGTTTATACAACTTTTTGTGCACACTACAGCACCTCTatcagctacatgtatttactagtaacagaagcactagaatggctaaaaaacaagcatggcactgtcattTATTCATACGATCTTATAAATGATTAGGAGAacgctgaaattcaactagcatctactggagtagcagtaataaacattgatggtacacacagcattcacaatacctaaaaatataGATGATGATGTGagggaaaatccaggtcctacaatatttgatatcattgatccagcaaccactgtgtccgctgactctagccaaggaaatgaagcaatctttggtgtgaatgctggtaagcaatgtgtagcaatgtcacttactgctattatgtaacatcaaatacaaggtattagtttgtggactaattctactttgaacaatattttggttattggcaATAATCTATACAGTGCTAAAAGATGTTCTGTGCAAActaatgactatttgctgttaaccgatgttccagacatggtttcattttattttttaaagtgtaTCATTACAATAGagtgagtcatttactggaagtttgttcatgacatcaaacattggtccatatatgtctcttagaaattcacttctagaagtattttcaaactcttaaaaacatttccttgactagagtcagcggacacaaaggttgttggatcaatggtatcaaatattgtaggacctggattttcctccacatcatttgcttcccttataagcaatgggatgcaaacattgtagcacatcatttgtgtaAACCAAATCATCACCTCATTACATGACGTGTAATATCCAACAACTTGTTGTAATGTTGGccagtaaaacacatttaagcgAAACATCATCAGCATCGTATTCgaaaatcgccctcgcacacgTGAAAATGATCCttggctttcacaaaattgttgtgacagctgatccttgaccggtattgtttgattgttgttcccatgctggcggtTACTAGtagacaacagtaagagtacaAAATCCTATTCTTTAAGACTGCAAGACCCTTATTCAATGcaagtattttttaaagtacaataactctttcagtttgaagTGTAATCCACACCGATAgttcaagccgataaatactggcTCGTGAGAGCTTGTGAGATACTCGTGAGATATTTGTGAGATATGTGGTGCAACTCGCACCGGATTTcaagccaatgaatgtgggtTTGCGAAAGCGTGTTAGCTTTGAAAAGTGCAgtccgcactaaacacaagccgagtctagatATGTTGGCTTGAGTGAGTAAACAACTCCTGTATCGATATTGCCGAGGAAACTCAACTCAGCGAtgtcacctggatgaaataacaaagaacaaacaaggcaggaaagtgtagttaattttcgaaatgaaagaaagaaaaccaatcagaaacagcacgacagagcaattttgaaacagaaataacttaccttgaacaattacaactaatttgcgacggaaaggtcttcaaaattttcccaaaacagggaaaacgaccgcagatttaAATACACAACGACTACAAAACGCTGGCAATGGCgcacacttgaaaacaatgactcgcaattactagtacccagtctcaTGCCAGACTATTTTTTACTCTCGGAGATCTGTCACGTGTcatctcgtcctcaaagtgacaaagCCACTGACATGCAATcaagatctgcctctgacttTGGGGTCTGTATGCATGAGCATACATGTAAGACCCCAAAAAATATATTAGAATATACATGTAGTAGTTAACTCAATTTAACatattgaaagaaatgtgtaCATTGTTATTTATGATTGACAAAGGAGATCTTACACATGAGCAGGAAATCACAGGAGGTGTGAACGATGGGGGGAGGGAGGGCAAAGAAGTTTGTTCATTATTCTTTTTACACCCCCCTAAAAAGCCACGTCCCTATTTTTCAACCACACCCCAAAAGATGAAAtcccttttcagacagttgttggaaaaaataaactggtttgaaaaaaaatgaaccaGTTTACAAAATATTGAgctagtttgaaaaaaaaagaaccagtttaaaaaatattgaactggtttagaaataaaattaatccaATGGATtcaaaatttgaaccacaacataccCCTTAACAAACTGCCATAAACAAGAATGCAGCTAATTGCTTATCAGAAATAGTAAGGAAGAACAACTTCTAATAGACAATTCTGATACCCACAATTCAGCAAAAGGATAATACACCAgcagaaaaatggaaaattatttgcgGTACGTAGTAAAGCAAATAATTGCTTTCTGCACGTTACGATTGGAATGTTATTTATTGTCCTTTGCATTGTCAAGTTACTTGCAAGTCATTTGCATTTAGTATATATCGGTTAGCATATTCGATTCGTTTCACTTCGGTCTGTACTGCGAACGACTTTAGTCCAGTAGACATCACGCCTGCGGATGATGATTCTTCCAGAAGCAATCCAGCTTTAGACGAAGCTTCGCGGAGTGCTGTGAAGGCTTTGGTCAACGAATCAATTGCCAATTTGACCGACAACTTAACCGAGGTAATTGAGAGCCGTTTGGGTGCTTTTGCCACGAAGTTTTCAGCACAAAACAGTTCTACCGTGACTAACGCAGTTGAGAAGGCTCGTTTGGACCGGTACATCTGCAAGAGAAAGGGCAATCAGCAGCAGTTAGATCACGCTCACGACGTCTTGGAGAAGTTTGATGATGCCACCGACTCGCTCAAGGCCGGCGCTCATGAACGAGTGGAACGATCCTTGGAAGAAGGTACGAAGCTAGTCTCTAAACGTATCAAGGCCATTAAATTAGCTGACAAGAGCGAATTCGGTTGGCTGACAGTCAGCGAGTACCTATCGGACGAGTTGGCGTCCGATTCAGATGATGAGAAACGAATGTATCGCTCGGAGAAGAGGGCGGAGAGGAAGGTGAAGGAAAAGctgaaacagaagcgaagcagaCCGCAACGCAGCGCCTCCTCATCGTACCGAACCTCGTCGTCTTACAGTTCTAGGAACGAGAGAAGTGATGATCGTTTCGAGCCACGCCCTAGACGCTTGGGACCTTGTTTTAAGTTGAGTATACCgctttggtttcttttttgtctAGGTTTGTTCTTTTACTTCGGGTACGCACGCAGAACGTATCCAGTTTGCTCCATGTATTCTGTTGTGCCTTGTGCTATTTGGTCGTAATATGCCTAGTATAGTGCAGAATGGAAGCTTACATAACATGAAACCTTAAAAAACACTTACTTTTCTCTTTCTGTGGAATCTTTGTCAATGGCACCTTTGATGAAATCCTTTGATGGCGTATTCTTTCTCTTCCTTGCCATCAGCCTTCTGCATTTTGATCTCAGGGTAATAAATTAAAATCTGTTCTACAGAATCTTGGCCAAGCATCACTGAGCGAAAAGCACTAATGATGACTGAGGAGTCATTGATCTAGTCAGAGTGAGAAAAGgtgaaataaaacagaaacagatACTGTGTTCTGTAAACTTTGATATTTTACTAAGGAAACCACACAGAAAAATGGAAGCTGATTTTGACCCTGTGTTTAGCCAGTTTTTGCAACTGCACCTAAATTCTTATGCAATTAATAAATTGATAATTGGATCAGGATGACAACAAAAATGAAGTACTGAGTTCTGGGCAAATCTGCCACCACTTCTACACCcttcttaacccattgacccgtgggagtgagactttactcatcaactgggtgTCCTAGGGtgcctgaggagtgaatgggttaactgGTTAAAAACAGTTACTATGTCCCGTccattaactcattgactcctggaagtgaggaaaaggaaaggaaaggaactttatttaagagtctggtcttctagcactggagcacttaTTGGTGACACTGTAAATGGAAATCAACAACTAAAATAacatcaaatgttggtttttgaggagaggtgaAAAGCGGGGAACctggagaaaaaaaatctttaaaatcttCCACCTTGTCCAAaaacgtgttttatagctgttagcgacttcagcgtcccccccccaaaaaaatatatatatttgaaacctaacacttccggttcaattttccccaccccacacAGGCACAGGTCAAATTTCCCACACTCTctgggcacagaagatagtcaaatgcccgtggtttgccAGGggagggggatgttgaagtttccatttgatctgcgtaatatatagatttagccaggcctaaaagcggagctcccggcttgtttattattactggctgtaggattagtgaaaataaaaggctttggaactgtccgccttttggttttcccggaaattgcttaattatgtcattttcttcgctgcttaactagtgaattccacggttaatttcacctgaaaaaccgactgatcgcatgaatcacgaagggatgagtgtgatatcggtttttccagcgaaatctactgttgaatttaccagttaggcaattattttttcttgaatcgcaagagtttgaaaagaaaacaagcaaatcctcagcaagcgaacggaaaaggaaagaaaccatttcagagtcgactgtcaaaagcctgCGAAtgggaatcacgctaaaattagaaatcacagacgtactatagctcgtgatttgacagatcgtactttatttattccactttatctctgaaaatgagatcatttacattttgatgtacttcattgaaacacgccagcttggcttagaaccagaatcggctagaaaggacaaacaaacttcaaacaagatctccaacaaattatctgtacgtgctctaaacaaacttctgaaaacacaagctggtgatatttctccttactttttacgagaactcattgcgattatgcgaacataagtgcaaaattttcttgtcgctgtcgaggcacatcaaaaaacaattaggcaagcagagtaaaaacttcttgttcgctcgcattttaaagccaaacaaaccagcaaaaggtcgattatttctgtccaaaaagagtacagatgattgttatttaattgcagttaaaaataaaaattcgagtttcattcctgagcaaaggaaaaaacgactaaacaactttttagaaatatgcatccacttgaaatatctcatccgtagaaataacaaacggtttagtgtccaagaaaagaatttgtggagtaaattcttccaccaactttaagctattactggtgtaccgttttgtcgttctcgttctctttctctcttctttcgtttctgctcttctgtcataggccgtccaggcatcttgcaaccttagtagattcaaaattaaaaatcttaacacataccaaaaactgcaattcagagcaaaaagcagcccaaaacaaattaaaaataaacactcagctttgaGTGGATATCGCTCAAATGCTTGACTTggataactacgtagccaccagtgtgtcgtggccacagctatattatgttaaacttggactgaaaccagccaaaaatgcaagaaaaatatattttccaaaccgtacctgaacacgaaaagcatcgactgtcaagagctttgctgacgtagcgtagctgtgtagccgcgtcgagccacagaaagagcgcgaaaagtaagcctcgatcaggtgtgtgtgtgagtgtctgacctggcttgggcctgcgatccaatcaacaaccagtccctggtcagcggtcaacttcaaaaaaacagctgacctcgatgaggtctaacttgagcccgctatatagtcacgtgatactggtcagcggataccttgttttgacaggtgtcaattgaccataacattgatgtccaatatcaaagatgtatgttgtaaactagttagtgtcaaatgtagtattgcctcctggatgcgctctaaactttaattagcccgtgatatggtacgtgtactggtcacattggcatacatgaaggggcggacggacgtacgtacggacgttgatgacgttatggctataaaaccaaattttctcacatcgttgggttaccatattttcttaactatggtgctccgcgcgcgcgcggagctccgctattagtcAGAGTATAAAATAGGTCACTGGCCGTTTTAGAAGATGATACagtttaatagcggagctccgcgcgcgccgaaggcgcgcgcgcgcggagcaccatagttaagaaaatgtggtaacccatcgatgtga from Montipora capricornis isolate CH-2021 chromosome 2, ASM3666992v2, whole genome shotgun sequence includes the following:
- the LOC138039100 gene encoding uncharacterized protein, whose product is MCTLLFMIDKGDLTHEQEITGVTCKSFAFSIYRLAYSIRFTSVCTANDFSPVDITPADDDSSRSNPALDEASRSAVKALVNESIANLTDNLTEVIESRLGAFATKFSAQNSSTVTNAVEKARLDRYICKRKGNQQQLDHAHDVLEKFDDATDSLKAGAHERVERSLEEGTKLVSKRIKAIKLADKSEFGWLTVSEYLSDELASDSDDEKRMYRSEKRAERKVKEKLKQKRSRPQRSASSSYRTSSSYSSRNERSDDRFEPRPRRLGPCFKLSIPLWFLFCLGLFFYFGYARRTYPVCSMYSVVPCAIWS
- the LOC138018852 gene encoding uncharacterized protein, giving the protein MSSQTYNSLADKLRRSFHSVLIQISGSLRKDQLDELFFYWTGLTTERDSAALDILRRSRSSREDVSNLKEGLRAVQREDLFKCWTVFEIKRNLSILLNLYARKRSGTERSCGHALHPAKKVVDNSSIVMNQIEGGHYDDDIAVGSLVDSTKNIRKVLVAFEKEVERELMDPWSRLTLLVIAGETVASALAKDETHCFDMNETLIVTLCCNGAEELCSRMIKMGTWEQFCDHVEEQYYRVSCQDESSLARKKIAEVMQKLKETRFFQ